The Aneurinibacillus uraniidurans genome segment TTACGCTGTCGGACAAAATGGGTAAACTTTACAGGTGCATTAGTAAAAGCAACGGCTAATGGTTCAAAATAAACACGGTAATGCTGCTCGAAAAATTTCCACGTTAGCACAATATCTTCTCCGATCGCATCTGGCCATCCCCCTGCTTTTACGATCGCTTCTGTTTTGTATAAACTAAACGCGCCTTGGGCCACTAATGTTCCTTGATACAGTCCTTGCAATCGTTTAATGGAAGCGATCCCGAGAAAGTAATCCCATTCTTGCAACCGCGTCCAGAATGTTTGTCGGCTATTGCGGACTAAGATGGAACCTGCAACGGCGCACACGTCGTCCGGTGCGCTGCGCAAGCGGGATACTACATACCGGACGGCCGCTGGATGCAGAAGCGTATCCGCATCTAATGTAATGACGAGATCCGTCTGTACACGGTCTAGACCTGTGTTTAGCGCTATATGCTTGCCGGGTCTTTCTTCATCTAGAATCGTTAGCTGCATATTTAAGTGTCTCGCTGTTTCACTAGTGATCTGAACTGTATCGTCTGTAGAGCCATTGTTCACGAGGATGACGTGAATCGTTCCTGCGTAATCCTGTCGGGAGATGTAGTGCAGCGTGTCTTGAATGTTGGTGGCTTCATTGCGTGCTGCAATCAGAACCGATACGGCTTCCTGCGAATTATTTATTTTAAAATCCGGTTGCCTGTCAAAAAGTAGACTTATAACTAAAAATGCATTTAAATAGCCCGGTACATAGGCAAGCCCCCCAACAATAAAGAAGGCCCAAAAATGTCCAACGATTTGTTCCAGATCATATACCCACGGAATGGAGAACCAGAGAGAAAGTGCGGTCCAACTGATAGCGACTGCCTGACTAATCCAGAATTTCCATAGTACAGGTATGTATATATTTTTCCGCATACTACACGCTCCTAAAAGTGTATTACTGTAGCATATGTATTTCTGTTTGTTGGGTGCAATAATCTGACTTGATACGTAAAAGAGGAGTAAATCTGAGACTTTATCATTAATATGCTCAATAAAAAAGGGGTTTTATTGATTTTATCGAATACTATCATAGTTGACTGAGCGTTCGCTCATGAACATCATCGTATAACAGAGGAGGATTAGGTATGTCCCATCCATGGTACATTTTATCGTATCCACTTGCTAGCGAGAAAATCGCGCTGGCTAATGTAGTTGAACAGCTTTCTTCTATAGAAGAGGGAGCTATTGTCGTCCTTCCCGAATATTTAGCTTATACTCGTGATAATTCCGAGTTGGCACTTGAATATCTGGTGGACGTATGTCGAAAGAGAAAAATCAGTGTAATGACGACATTAAATCTTGTACCAGATCATCTTCCATACGCTGAACCAGGCCGTAACTACAATGTGTTAACGATTGTAAACCGACAAGGAGACGTATATACACCACAGGCGAAGATCACACCGCAGTCGTTTGAACGTGTTCAATTCGAAGAAAAATTTCCAGCGATGAATGTAGGCGATTATACGCATCTGAACCGAGTGACCCTTGATATTCATGGACAGGAGCATACAGCCTTCTTTGTGATCTGTTCCGATATGTATTCGCTTCTGCTTGGCGTTCAGCACATTGAAGATCTTAAAGCCGATTATGCGATTGTGCCGGGGAACTTTGGAAACAAAGCGGAGCGGGCGGTAGATCGCATCTTGCACCGTTTCCGAGAGGGCGGTGTGTTTGGCACGACGATTTTCTCCAATCCGTATCAGGTAATAAAAGATCCGTCAAAAGCACCGCTTGTACAGCGGGCAACGGAGTATACGGAACGAAGTGAGGATGCACCGATTATACCGCTTACGGACTGGGATCGTATTCAGTTATTTAAAGAAAATGTCGCGGTGTATCCAGACGAATTCGTTCCGAGTTTCGTTCATATGGCGGGCCTTACGGTAAAAGATGAGGGCCGTTTGACGGTTGGTTTGAATCGTTTTGCCGCAAATGTAACCATCGGGACATACTCTCCAATTATATCTTTGTAATAAATAATGGATGCCTTTCAATAGAAGGGCATCCATTATTTGTTTATTTATCCAGTATGTCTGATTTTATGTAAGAAAGTCGACATAAAAAACATATTTCCACGATACTTTAGTGAAAAAATACTTTATGATAGAAAGGAGTGATTTTTAGTAGAGAGGATGAAAATAGGAGTGAAAGGTGTAAATAAGAGGGTCGTTTTGACTTGGTCTGCCATCACATGTCTTGGAGTTATTATTCTAGTAAATATAGTTTTCCATCCATTAACGAAATCGTTAGCTCAAAGCGATTCATCTCAGGCTTCATTACCAGGTGACACGAACAAACAACAACAGCAGCAGCAAGCGCAGGAGAAAACACAGGAGGAAATTGTACCGCCTAAGGATATTCCGCATCAGGAAGAGAGCTATCCGTTACCTCTTGGAAAATTAATTGATAATATCCCGACCAAAGATAATAAAACAGTTTACATAACGTTTGATGATGGTCCTGGTGAGTATACGAAGGAGATTGCGGCGATTCTGCAAAAACATAACGCCCACGCCTCGTTCTTCTGGATTGGCAAACAGGTCACAGATGAGCTGGGACAATTCGGTCATCAAATGATCGAGCAGGGAAATATTATTGGTTCTCATACCATGCGTCATGATGCACTTGGTAAGGAAAATGGAGCCAAGCAAAAAAGTGATTTAACACAGACAGCTAAACTTATTTCAAATAAAGTTCAGCATCCGATTGTGTATATGCGTCCCCCGTATGGATCGGTAAATAAGGAGACAAGAGTAGTAGCGAAAGAATTGGGTGAGTACATTATGTTTTGGCAGGTTGATAGTTTAGACTGGAGCTTAGCTCATCATCCAGAAAAGATTCTGGCAAATATCAAAAATGGAGGCGTAAAGCCTGGTTCGATTATTTTGATGCATGAGCGTAAGCAGACCGTTGAAATGCTGCCTAAAGTGATTGAATATTTACAAGGCCAGGGCTATACTCTTGCAGCGTTGCCGTCTTCTCCTGTACCAAAAGAGACAAAGCCAAAACCAAAACAATAGAATTCTGTTCCAAGTAGTTTTGGAGTAACGATTCAGCCTATGGATTGTTACTCTTT includes the following:
- a CDS encoding glycosyltransferase family 2 protein, which codes for MRKNIYIPVLWKFWISQAVAISWTALSLWFSIPWVYDLEQIVGHFWAFFIVGGLAYVPGYLNAFLVISLLFDRQPDFKINNSQEAVSVLIAARNEATNIQDTLHYISRQDYAGTIHVILVNNGSTDDTVQITSETARHLNMQLTILDEERPGKHIALNTGLDRVQTDLVITLDADTLLHPAAVRYVVSRLRSAPDDVCAVAGSILVRNSRQTFWTRLQEWDYFLGIASIKRLQGLYQGTLVAQGAFSLYKTEAIVKAGGWPDAIGEDIVLTWKFFEQHYRVYFEPLAVAFTNAPVKFTHFVRQRNRWARGMIEALKQVRPWKQPRLFSKFLTGIDLLIPYIDFSYTCFWIPGLILAFFGYFWIIGLTTLLVLPLTLISYYILYVYQRRVFKALHLAVRKNIVGFIAYVLIYQMIMAPISVYGYIQELLHFKRVWK
- a CDS encoding polysaccharide deacetylase family protein, with the protein product MKGVNKRVVLTWSAITCLGVIILVNIVFHPLTKSLAQSDSSQASLPGDTNKQQQQQQAQEKTQEEIVPPKDIPHQEESYPLPLGKLIDNIPTKDNKTVYITFDDGPGEYTKEIAAILQKHNAHASFFWIGKQVTDELGQFGHQMIEQGNIIGSHTMRHDALGKENGAKQKSDLTQTAKLISNKVQHPIVYMRPPYGSVNKETRVVAKELGEYIMFWQVDSLDWSLAHHPEKILANIKNGGVKPGSIILMHERKQTVEMLPKVIEYLQGQGYTLAALPSSPVPKETKPKPKQ